The Syntrophorhabdus sp. DNA window CCCAGGATTGTTGCCCCGCGTTCCCTGGCGGAATCAAGGGACTCAAGGAGCAGTATCCCGCAGCCTTCCGCGCATACCACCCCATCGCGGTCCCGGTCGAATGGGCGGGGGGTCTTCGATGGCCTGTCGTTATACTTCACGGAAGATGCATTTATGATGTCGAAGGTTGCCGCAGTCAGGGGATGAAACTCGTCTGCTCCGCCGCAAAGCATCATCTCCTGTTTTTTGAAGGCAATTGTTTCATATGCCAGGCCTATGGCCTGACAGCTCGTCGAACAGGCCGCCGAGGGCGCCATCACCCTTCCGGACACTCCCAGGGCCTGGGCGACATTCGACGCGCAGGAATGGTTCATTATCTGGAAAAAGAAGGTTGACCTGGTGCTATCGATACTTGCCGTGGAGATGAAGTCCCTGTAGAATTCATTGGTGGCTATGGGGCTGCCGATCGTTGATCCGATGGCGAGCCCGAACTGACCGCTCCCGTACTGCAGGGGTGTCACATGTCCCTGCAGGGCCGCTTCCTGGCTTGCCAGGGTTGCGTATATGGACATCTTCGACATGGACCGCCGGAATCTGCGGGGAATCTCCCTGGCGTCCATGTCAGGGACCAGGGCGCCGACACCAGTTCGTATGCCACCGACCTGTGCAAGCTCGGGTACCCTGCGAACCCCGCTTTCGTTTGCGGCGAGAGCCTCGATGAGTCTGTCGATCCCCCTGCCAAAAGGGGATACGGCCCCCATACCGGTAATCACGACCCTTCTCATATATACGCCCTCAGTTCTTTTCGTAGTTTTTCATGCCCTACAATGCACCCGGAAGCAACGAACCCCGAAATGGCAGCCCCGAGTATCCCCGGGGCCGTAACCGCCTGCCCGGCGACAAAGACCTTGTCGATCTTTGTCATCGGCATGGGGTTGTATTGTCCGGATTTATGTTTTACCCCGTAGAGACCGCCGGTGGGGTTGTTGGTGAACCCCATGAAGGTAAAGGGTGTTGCCGATTCAACAATCTCCATGTTGTTGTGAAGTTCGGGGATCGAATTTTCCACATGGGCCGCGAGACGACGCGTCGCTTCCCCCTTCCACCGGTCGTATTGCTGCCGGCCGGCTGGAAGACCCTGTGCCCTGAAGATGCGATCCCGTGTGTTGGGATAGGGGGAGATCACGATGACCCCGGCCTCGTACTTGTCGTTTCTTCGGGGCCCGCCGGAGATGAACAGGGGGTTTTGCTCTATGTTGGTATTGCCGGCGACAGCAGGGTATAGGGCGCTGGGCATGTGGAAGATGTTCGAGCGGGAGAGTGTTTCGGCGGGTTTCTTACACGTTCCGAAAAGGGAGATTGCCGACGAAGTATCCTCCAGGGTTTTCAAGTGGTCCCGCAAGGCAGGGCGGAAGGCCCATTCGGGCAGTATGTCGACCAGATACGAGGGGTGGACGGTGCAGACGACGCCGCCGCACGGTATGGTTTCCCCGTTTTCCAAACATACTCCCGAGATGGAGCGGTCGCCAGCCCACGCCAGCCCCGTTGCCCCCCGTCCGCAATAGATATCGGTTCCCAGATCCCCGAGCCTTTCTTCAAAGAACCTCGCGAGGCTTGCTCCGCCACCCACTATGGCGTGCGAGGAACGATAATAGGGCACCACTACGCCGGCGTGGTTTGTTATGGGTACTTCGCAAGGGGACACACCGTGGAGGAGGCAGTGTGCGGAAAGCACACACTTTAGGAGCGTGTTGGAGGTGAGCCCGTCCAGGACTTGTTGAAGGGTGGGTTCGTGGACGCTGAAGGGAAGGAGGTTTTCCGGCATTTCGCTTTCAAGGTCCATATAAGGCAACCGCCGGCAGGCCCGCGTGATAATGGACAGATATCCATCGATAGCACCTTTTTCGCCGGGAAAATCACCGAGCAGACGCTGCCGAAGCGCTTCCAGGCCAGAAGGGAAGGAAAATTCAAATGACGGCTCGCGAATACGGAGGATATCAAACCCATCGGGGTCGAATGGGACCTTTTCGAGACTCTCCGACAGTCCGAGATATTTCAGGATCACATCGAGGGGCCCTTTGTCCTCCAGGCCGCCCGCATAGTGGAAGCCGGTGTCGAAGAATTTTCCGTTGCGGGAAAAGCCCCTGATTGTTTGGGCGGACTCCGGGGCCTTTTCCACGATGGCCGTGCGGTAACCGCTCTTTGCGAGGATGATCGCAGAGACCATGCCGGACACGCCGGCGCCTATGATGATCCAGTCATATTTCATCGGGAAAAGTCGAGAACGATGCAGGAATTGGTCCCGCCGAACCCGGCGGAATTGCACATCACCTTTTGTGGCGCCCGCTCCACCGTCTCCGTTGCAATATTGAGACGAGCCGAATGCTCATCGGGATTCTCGAAGTTTATATTGGGCGCCATGAAACCGTTCATAGCCATGATGACGCTGTAGACCGCCTGTGCGGCACCGGACATCCAGAGTTCGTGACCTGTCATGGATTTCAGGGAGGAGACAAGGGGGGTCTTCGGGCCGAACACCGTGGTGATGCCCTGGGCCTCAACGGCATCGCCGACAGGGGTGGAGGTTGCGTGTGCACATATGTAATCGATGTCACCCGGCACAAGGTTTGCGCCTGCCAAAGCCTTCCGCATGACCGACACCAAACCCTCCCTGCTCGGGACCGAAAGGGAGTGACCGTCTGAGGAAAAGGCGTAGGATCTTATCTCCCCCAGGATCGGCGCATCCCTTTTCATGGCAAGGTCGTATCGCTCGAGCACTAACGCCGCGGAGCCGCCGCTTGGCACCAGACCGTCCCGGCTGCGGTCAAAGGGGCGGCTTGCCTGACCGGGCCTGTCCATTTTCGTCGAAAATGCGCCGAGGGCATCAAAGCTGCACATCGATTCCCAGCTGATCTCCTGAGCCCCACCGCAGATCACTCGTTCCTGACGTCCCATCGCGATGAGATCGGCTGCTTGACCGATGGCGTGACCGCTGCTTGAACAGGCGGAGCTTATCGACCAACAGGCGCCCCGCGTCTTGAAAAGGGTGTTGAGGTTCATGGTGATCGTTGACGTCATGGAACGGAAGATGAGTCCGCTGCCAACGGAGCGAGTGTCGCCCTTTTCCCGGACGAGGTTCACCTGCTCGGCCGCGGAAACACAACTTGAATCGCAACCGAATATAAGCCCCGTTTCTTCATTCTGAATATCCTTCGTCTCGAGGCGTGACATCTCGAGCGCCTGCGTCGAAGCGGCGAAGGCATGCACGGCGAAATCAGGCATCGTCTTCAGCT harbors:
- a CDS encoding beta-ketoacyl-[acyl-carrier-protein] synthase family protein, translating into MRRVVITGMGAVSPFGRGIDRLIEALAANESGVRRVPELAQVGGIRTGVGALVPDMDAREIPRRFRRSMSKMSIYATLASQEAALQGHVTPLQYGSGQFGLAIGSTIGSPIATNEFYRDFISTASIDSTRSTFFFQIMNHSCASNVAQALGVSGRVMAPSAACSTSCQAIGLAYETIAFKKQEMMLCGGADEFHPLTAATFDIINASSVKYNDRPSKTPRPFDRDRDGVVCAEGCGILLLESLDSARERGATILGEIAGFSTLSDPKSIVEPDAESIESCIAGVLADARVGADEIGYVNAHATGTIQGDIAECAAIAAVFGKNVPVSSLKGHLGHTLAASGALEIIATIAMMNRGRLIPTLNLDNADPLCDNIRHVTGSETAEVVYALKNNFALGGINSSIILRKYKDD
- a CDS encoding NAD(P)/FAD-dependent oxidoreductase, with protein sequence MKYDWIIIGAGVSGMVSAIILAKSGYRTAIVEKAPESAQTIRGFSRNGKFFDTGFHYAGGLEDKGPLDVILKYLGLSESLEKVPFDPDGFDILRIREPSFEFSFPSGLEALRQRLLGDFPGEKGAIDGYLSIITRACRRLPYMDLESEMPENLLPFSVHEPTLQQVLDGLTSNTLLKCVLSAHCLLHGVSPCEVPITNHAGVVVPYYRSSHAIVGGGASLARFFEERLGDLGTDIYCGRGATGLAWAGDRSISGVCLENGETIPCGGVVCTVHPSYLVDILPEWAFRPALRDHLKTLEDTSSAISLFGTCKKPAETLSRSNIFHMPSALYPAVAGNTNIEQNPLFISGGPRRNDKYEAGVIVISPYPNTRDRIFRAQGLPAGRQQYDRWKGEATRRLAAHVENSIPELHNNMEIVESATPFTFMGFTNNPTGGLYGVKHKSGQYNPMPMTKIDKVFVAGQAVTAPGILGAAISGFVASGCIVGHEKLRKELRAYI
- a CDS encoding beta-ketoacyl-[acyl-carrier-protein] synthase family protein; its protein translation is MNFYRVAITGIGIISCLGNDIAAVCGSLRAGRSGITVDKKRAEMGFRSPLTGMIRDFPSQEYLSKKQLKTMPDFAVHAFAASTQALEMSRLETKDIQNEETGLIFGCDSSCVSAAEQVNLVREKGDTRSVGSGLIFRSMTSTITMNLNTLFKTRGACWSISSACSSSGHAIGQAADLIAMGRQERVICGGAQEISWESMCSFDALGAFSTKMDRPGQASRPFDRSRDGLVPSGGSAALVLERYDLAMKRDAPILGEIRSYAFSSDGHSLSVPSREGLVSVMRKALAGANLVPGDIDYICAHATSTPVGDAVEAQGITTVFGPKTPLVSSLKSMTGHELWMSGAAQAVYSVIMAMNGFMAPNINFENPDEHSARLNIATETVERAPQKVMCNSAGFGGTNSCIVLDFSR